A segment of the Actinomycetota bacterium genome:
GTTCGGCGCCGCCGAGGACCTGCCCGTCCTGCTCGTCCAGCAAGACAGCCTGCCCGAGCCCACCCGCCGGGCGCTGAGCCACCGCCCCGCCGGCGACCGCGCCGAGCCCGGCGCGTGGGCCAAGACCGTCACCGTGTTCGGTGGGCGGAAAGCGGTCACCGAACAGGTCGCCGCCGAGGCCGTCCGCGTCGCCGGTGACGCCACCCTCGAGCGTTTCGCGGGGGTGACCCGGTACCACACCGCCCAGCTCGCGGCCGACGACCTGCTCCGCCGCTGGGCGGAAGAGCCCGCCGATCCCAACTCCGACAGCAAGGGGCTCGAGGTGGTGCTGGCCACCGGCGACAACTGGCCGGACGCTCTAGGGGCCGGCGCTGCCGCCGACCAGCGCGACGCGGCGTTCCTGCTCGTGCCCGCCGGCACGTTGGCGCACGGATCGGCGACTCGCGCCTGGCTGGAGGAACACGCCGACGCCCTTGTCCACGCCGTCGTGGCCGGCGGGGCGGCGGCCGTCTCGGACACGGTCCTGGTCGAGGTCGAGGAGGCGATCCGGTCGGCCGGACCGCACCGCGCACGTCCCGAGACGTGGGGGCTGGGCGGCGACGTCGGCCAGGCACTGCCGCTGGGCTGACCCGGTGACGACCGTCGGGGTCCGTTCCGAGGTGGGACGCCTGCGGTCGGTTCTCGTGCACCGCCCCGACTTCGAGCTCGCCCGGGTCACACCCGACACCATGGATGAGCTCCTGTTCGACGAGCTGATCTGGGTCGACCGGGCCCGCGACGAGCACCGCCAGTTCACCTCGATCCTCCGCCAGGCCGGGGCAGAAGTGCTGGTCCTCGGTGAGCTGCTGGCTGAGGTGCTCGCCGATCGGGAGCTGGCCGGGCAGGTCGTCGCCGCGCACGTCACCGACATGACGTGCGGCCCGGCGCTGGCCGCACGGGTCCGCGGCTACCTGCTGGACCTGCCGCCAGACCAGCTCGTCCGCCACCTCATCGGCGGGGTCACGCTGGGGGAGGTCGCCGTTCGGGCCGATCGGGACAGCCTCGTGGCCAGCGTCCAGCAGCCGTTCGAGCTGTTGGTGC
Coding sequences within it:
- a CDS encoding cell wall-binding repeat-containing protein, coding for FGAAEDLPVLLVQQDSLPEPTRRALSHRPAGDRAEPGAWAKTVTVFGGRKAVTEQVAAEAVRVAGDATLERFAGVTRYHTAQLAADDLLRRWAEEPADPNSDSKGLEVVLATGDNWPDALGAGAAADQRDAAFLLVPAGTLAHGSATRAWLEEHADALVHAVVAGGAAAVSDTVLVEVEEAIRSAGPHRARPETWGLGGDVGQALPLG